One segment of Variovorax sp. PAMC28562 DNA contains the following:
- a CDS encoding ABC transporter substrate-binding protein produces the protein MRTTEPLRIDAQRRRLIKAAAATVAVSAGSTLAFPALAQAKPFAGVKLRGAAYQHGFFNILRKYIPEFEAQTGMTVDLQLSAFPVYNQQADLELSSGGSAWDFCNVTFILAARWVAAGLLANLDDFSNDRKLTPASWNPDDFVKGAQLPYLDKAGKTFGYSWEGGAMLMGISRTDLMKKRGVEAPRTFDELMKVCEAVNGQDGGSGPVTGFVSSNLHHWFLPPYIQGYGGDLFVNPPTDIKPALDTPASIEATAFYTTLLSKYGPQGVLGYTEDQARAALISGRSNIFIHSSSWVTAMLTSPDSKVKDTARVMRMPAGPKGDFPASNSQGLGIPKNAKNKEAAWEFIKWTLSPELTARIVKDTGHPSICRRSVIESAEYKRINTVNGQDIGKLYLEVLDMPSKTHNYMAYRTVKEFPLIGDVVNKAVERVVSGQMPPAESMKSAQEAALGSLRRAGAKV, from the coding sequence ATGCGCACCACCGAACCCCTTCGAATCGACGCCCAGCGTCGCCGCCTGATCAAGGCTGCCGCCGCCACCGTGGCGGTGAGTGCCGGCAGCACGCTCGCATTTCCGGCCCTCGCGCAGGCCAAGCCCTTCGCTGGCGTGAAGCTGCGCGGCGCTGCTTACCAGCACGGCTTCTTCAACATCCTGCGCAAATACATTCCCGAGTTCGAGGCGCAAACGGGCATGACGGTCGACCTGCAGTTGTCGGCCTTTCCGGTCTACAACCAGCAGGCCGACCTGGAGCTGTCGTCAGGTGGCAGCGCCTGGGATTTCTGCAACGTCACTTTCATCCTGGCGGCGCGCTGGGTGGCCGCTGGCCTGCTCGCCAACCTCGACGATTTCAGCAACGACCGCAAGCTCACGCCGGCCAGCTGGAACCCCGACGACTTCGTCAAGGGTGCGCAACTGCCGTACCTCGACAAGGCTGGCAAGACCTTCGGCTATTCATGGGAAGGCGGCGCCATGTTGATGGGCATCAGCCGCACCGACCTCATGAAAAAGCGCGGCGTGGAAGCACCGCGCACCTTCGACGAACTCATGAAGGTGTGCGAAGCGGTCAATGGGCAGGACGGCGGCAGCGGGCCGGTCACCGGCTTCGTCAGCTCGAACCTGCATCACTGGTTTTTGCCACCCTACATTCAGGGCTACGGCGGCGATCTGTTCGTCAACCCGCCCACCGACATCAAGCCGGCGCTCGACACGCCGGCGTCCATCGAGGCCACCGCTTTCTACACGACGCTGTTGTCGAAATACGGGCCGCAAGGCGTGCTCGGCTACACCGAAGACCAGGCCCGCGCCGCACTCATCAGCGGCCGTTCGAACATCTTCATCCACTCCAGTTCGTGGGTCACCGCGATGCTCACCTCGCCCGACAGCAAAGTGAAGGACACGGCCCGCGTGATGCGCATGCCGGCCGGGCCTAAAGGGGACTTTCCCGCATCGAACAGCCAGGGCCTGGGCATTCCGAAGAACGCCAAGAACAAGGAAGCCGCCTGGGAGTTCATCAAATGGACGCTCAGCCCCGAGCTGACCGCGCGCATCGTGAAGGACACCGGCCATCCGTCGATCTGCCGCCGCTCGGTGATCGAGAGCGCCGAATACAAGCGCATCAATACGGTCAACGGCCAGGACATCGGCAAGCTCTACCTCGAAGTGCTCGACATGCCGAGCAAGACGCACAACTACATGGCCTACCGCACGGTGAAGGAATTCCCGCTGATCGGCGACGTGGTGAACAAGGCGGTCGAGCGCGTGGTGTCGGGCCAGATGCCTCCAGCCGAGTCGATGAAGTCGGCGCAAGAGGCCGCACTCGGCAGCCTGCGCCGCGCTGGCGCGAAAGTCTGA
- a CDS encoding FadR/GntR family transcriptional regulator codes for MTSASPAARRGPLAVTEALARRVMGGEWGDGTSLPTEVELAEQLGVARTSVREALSRLKAKGLLVSRQKAGTRVLPRMQWNMLDEDVLRWAWSGNDRVQMAQHLMQLRRIVEPAACELAAASAPDAAIAAIERAYRAMDAAGMDPVAYAGPDLEFHHAILSATGNPFLVAFGATIEAALRTSFELSTRQPGAPRKSLPLHRAVLDQIWARKPAEARKAMEELLGLTESNIQRGVAQAANSPTG; via the coding sequence GTGACTTCAGCCAGCCCCGCTGCGCGGCGTGGGCCGCTGGCCGTCACCGAGGCGCTGGCGCGGCGAGTGATGGGCGGCGAGTGGGGTGACGGCACCTCGCTGCCGACCGAAGTCGAGTTGGCCGAACAGTTGGGCGTGGCCCGTACCTCGGTGCGCGAAGCGTTGAGCCGGCTCAAGGCCAAGGGCCTGCTGGTGTCGCGGCAAAAAGCCGGCACCCGCGTGCTGCCGCGCATGCAATGGAACATGCTGGACGAAGACGTGTTGCGCTGGGCCTGGTCGGGCAACGATCGCGTGCAGATGGCGCAACACCTGATGCAGTTGCGGCGCATCGTCGAGCCGGCCGCGTGCGAACTCGCGGCCGCCTCGGCGCCCGATGCCGCCATCGCCGCCATCGAGCGTGCCTACCGTGCGATGGATGCTGCGGGCATGGACCCGGTCGCCTATGCGGGGCCCGACCTGGAGTTCCATCACGCCATCCTGAGCGCCACCGGCAACCCGTTTTTAGTGGCCTTCGGTGCCACCATCGAGGCCGCGCTGCGCACCTCGTTCGAGCTGTCGACGCGGCAACCCGGCGCGCCGCGCAAGAGCCTGCCGCTGCACCGCGCAGTGCTCGACCAGATCTGGGCGCGCAAGCCAGCCGAGGCGCGCAAGGCGATGGAGGAACTGCTCGGACTGACCGAATCCAACATCCAGCGCGGGGTCGCGCAGGCGGCCAATTCGCCCACGGGCTGA
- a CDS encoding ABC transporter ATP-binding protein: protein MAEIQLKSISKRFGDVEVIPDIDLTMPDGQVTVLLGPSGCGKSTLLRMIAGLETPSGGEVRIAGRLMNDVPPSDRGCALVFQNYALYPHKTVRQNLAFPLRMAKVSAAEQQRSVDEIAGTLELTPLLDRFPRQLSGGQRQRVAMGRAMIRRPEVFLYDEPLSNLDLELRVRLRLEIARMQRTLKATAVYVTHDQTEAMTLADQIVVLRKGRIEQVGSPLTLYRSPANLFVAGFIGTPRINLFKVQRCEPDARGTFLRLGDATQQVPLHVPLRLHGEATTIGFRAEQARIGEPAPGEVVLELRDCETLAVEQLGDRAFCYLRSALGELVLLAPTANPQLSGTLRLSIAPESLHFFSADERAVQSEAIRAVA, encoded by the coding sequence ATGGCCGAGATCCAACTCAAATCCATCAGCAAGCGCTTCGGCGACGTCGAGGTGATTCCCGACATCGACCTCACCATGCCCGACGGCCAGGTGACCGTGCTGCTCGGTCCGTCGGGCTGTGGCAAGTCGACCTTGCTGCGCATGATCGCCGGCCTCGAAACGCCGAGCGGCGGCGAGGTGCGCATCGCCGGCCGATTGATGAACGACGTGCCGCCCTCCGACCGCGGCTGTGCGCTGGTGTTCCAGAACTACGCGCTGTACCCGCACAAGACCGTACGGCAGAACCTGGCCTTCCCGCTGCGCATGGCCAAGGTGTCGGCCGCCGAACAGCAGCGCAGCGTCGACGAGATCGCCGGCACGCTCGAACTCACGCCTCTGCTCGACCGCTTTCCGCGCCAGCTCTCGGGCGGCCAGCGGCAGCGTGTGGCCATGGGCCGCGCGATGATCCGCCGGCCCGAGGTTTTTCTGTACGACGAGCCGCTGTCGAACCTCGACCTCGAGCTGCGAGTGCGCCTCCGCCTCGAGATCGCGCGAATGCAGCGAACGTTGAAAGCGACCGCCGTGTACGTGACGCACGACCAGACCGAAGCCATGACGCTGGCCGACCAGATCGTGGTGTTGCGCAAGGGTCGCATCGAGCAGGTCGGCTCGCCGCTGACGCTGTACCGGTCGCCTGCCAACCTGTTCGTCGCCGGCTTCATCGGCACGCCGCGCATCAACCTCTTCAAGGTCCAGCGCTGCGAGCCGGATGCGCGCGGCACTTTCTTGAGGCTGGGCGACGCGACGCAGCAGGTGCCGCTCCATGTCCCGCTTCGGCTGCACGGGGAAGCCACCACGATCGGCTTCAGGGCCGAGCAGGCCCGCATCGGCGAACCAGCGCCCGGCGAGGTCGTGCTGGAACTGCGCGACTGCGAAACGCTGGCCGTCGAGCAGCTCGGCGATCGCGCCTTCTGCTACCTGCGCTCGGCCCTCGGCGAGCTGGTGTTGCTCGCACCGACCGCCAACCCGCAGCTCAGCGGCACGCTGCGCCTTTCGATTGCGCCCGAGTCGTTGCACTTTTTCAGCGCCGACGAGCGCGCGGTGCAAAGCGAGGCGATTCGCGCCGTCGCCTGA
- a CDS encoding carotenoid oxygenase family protein has translation MDRRELLRRLLAAGSVSPLLQLLPSMSARADTLDAPDTWQAQFDASTMPWKSAFATPKGDLPLTAARVRGRFPDAVAGTLYRIGPAGHDLGGERYHHWFDGDGMAHRFVIAGSEVHHQGRYVATAKRAAEMRAGRRLTEGFGTVFKGTDEVTSPDSMNVANISMLHVGGELLALWEGGSATRLDPQTLETRGIKTWRADLAGVPFSAHPRVEPDGTVWNFGLSSNSGLLLLYEIAPDGVLRRADALPLADLPMIHDFAVTARHLVFLLPPLVYDVKRRMAGASVLDSHVWRPELGMRALVIDKKDWKRQQTFMLPVGFLFHLGNAWEEETASGTVVHVDYARSADASTLFASTRDVMRGQLVRASSPTLTVASLDLGSGKATQVDLAAEAEFPRIDPRSVGLRHGHVIHATNPLVGLPMLSAIANTNVESGSSQVFSYGKESVVEEHLFVPDGRGPGWVLGTVFDYAQKKTVLSCFAADALTDGPVAQATLPYALPLGLHGTFVPT, from the coding sequence ATGGATCGCCGTGAACTTCTGCGCCGCCTGCTTGCCGCAGGCAGTGTGTCGCCGCTTCTGCAACTTCTTCCGTCGATGTCGGCCCGCGCCGACACCCTCGACGCGCCGGACACCTGGCAGGCGCAGTTCGATGCCTCGACCATGCCCTGGAAGTCGGCCTTCGCTACGCCGAAGGGCGACCTGCCGCTGACCGCCGCCCGGGTGCGCGGGCGTTTCCCCGATGCCGTCGCTGGCACGCTCTATCGCATCGGCCCGGCCGGCCATGACCTGGGCGGTGAGCGCTACCACCACTGGTTCGACGGCGATGGCATGGCGCATCGTTTCGTGATCGCCGGCAGCGAGGTTCACCACCAGGGCCGCTACGTGGCGACCGCCAAGCGCGCGGCTGAAATGCGCGCCGGGCGGCGGCTGACGGAGGGCTTCGGCACCGTGTTCAAGGGCACCGACGAAGTGACCTCTCCCGACAGCATGAACGTCGCCAACATCAGCATGCTGCACGTGGGCGGCGAACTGCTGGCGCTTTGGGAAGGCGGCTCGGCCACGCGCCTCGATCCGCAAACATTGGAGACGCGCGGCATCAAGACCTGGCGCGCCGATCTTGCGGGCGTCCCGTTCTCCGCCCATCCGAGGGTCGAGCCCGACGGGACGGTCTGGAACTTCGGCCTGAGCTCGAACAGCGGCCTGTTGCTGCTTTACGAGATCGCGCCCGACGGCGTGCTGCGACGTGCCGATGCGCTGCCGCTCGCCGACCTGCCGATGATTCACGACTTCGCAGTGACCGCCAGGCACCTCGTCTTTTTGCTGCCGCCGCTGGTGTACGACGTCAAGCGAAGGATGGCCGGCGCCAGCGTTCTCGACTCGCATGTGTGGCGGCCCGAACTCGGCATGCGCGCGCTGGTCATCGACAAAAAAGACTGGAAGCGGCAGCAGACATTCATGCTGCCAGTCGGCTTTCTGTTTCACCTCGGAAATGCCTGGGAAGAAGAGACCGCAAGCGGCACCGTGGTCCATGTCGACTATGCGCGCTCCGCCGATGCGTCGACCCTCTTCGCAAGCACGCGCGACGTCATGCGCGGCCAGCTGGTACGCGCTTCGAGCCCGACGCTCACAGTCGCCAGCCTCGACCTTGGAAGCGGCAAGGCGACGCAGGTCGACCTCGCAGCAGAAGCCGAGTTTCCGCGCATCGATCCACGCTCGGTCGGACTGCGACATGGCCACGTGATTCATGCGACGAATCCGCTTGTCGGCCTGCCGATGTTGAGCGCGATCGCCAACACCAACGTCGAATCAGGATCGTCCCAGGTCTTCAGCTATGGAAAGGAATCGGTGGTCGAGGAACACCTGTTCGTGCCGGACGGTCGAGGCCCGGGTTGGGTGCTGGGCACGGTGTTCGACTATGCGCAGAAAAAGACGGTGCTCTCCTGTTTTGCCGCCGACGCCTTGACCGATGGACCGGTTGCGCAAGCCACCTTGCCGTACGCGCTGCCATTGGGCCTGCACGGGACCTTCGTGCCGACGTAG
- a CDS encoding DUF2141 domain-containing protein — translation MRADTFVVPSWPTLRLEAEVEVVLFSFPDRPVQDAIGIHRAASERFAPAGSISSHSDGRREHFARWSEFHFPRGFDMNLFRPLSATIFALLLPFAASAADLKVTVTDGPTVPATLFVALFDSAEAFAADKPLVSQKVPMRDGTAQFAFAGLAAGRYVIKSFADENGNEKLDTNLVGLPTERYGYSNDAKGRMGPPSFDAAAVKVDADSTIAFRLH, via the coding sequence GTGCGAGCTGATACTTTCGTGGTGCCGTCGTGGCCCACGCTGCGGCTAGAGGCCGAAGTGGAAGTCGTCTTGTTCAGCTTCCCGGATCGGCCGGTGCAAGACGCCATCGGCATTCACCGCGCAGCCTCCGAACGCTTCGCGCCAGCCGGCAGCATCTCGTCGCATTCCGATGGCCGTCGAGAACACTTCGCGCGATGGTCGGAGTTCCACTTCCCAAGGGGCTTCGACATGAATCTTTTTCGACCGCTGAGCGCGACCATCTTTGCATTGCTGCTCCCGTTCGCCGCCAGTGCAGCCGACCTCAAAGTCACGGTCACCGATGGACCGACGGTTCCGGCCACGCTCTTCGTGGCGCTGTTCGACTCGGCCGAAGCCTTTGCCGCCGACAAGCCGCTGGTGTCGCAGAAGGTTCCGATGCGGGACGGCACGGCGCAGTTCGCTTTTGCCGGTCTGGCAGCGGGGCGCTATGTGATCAAGTCTTTCGCCGACGAGAACGGCAATGAAAAGCTCGACACGAATCTGGTGGGATTGCCGACCGAGCGTTACGGGTATTCGAACGATGCCAAAGGGCGCATGGGTCCGCCGTCGTTCGACGCGGCTGCGGTCAAGGTGGATGCCGACAGCACCATCGCTTTCCGGCTGCACTGA
- a CDS encoding helix-turn-helix domain-containing protein, with protein sequence MKAHSRSAPAVEPTTLDRETFGKRLRSARKAFGWTLSQLSALSGVSITTISRAERGQLALGYENFAALGRALRMDMNAMFASDGVEPALLEGPVVTRAGKGVVYRGLSFAYEFLGTTAVGKQMSPVVGTVHSRTLNGPEDFARHAGEEFAYVLSGAIDVHFEGGEVVHLARGDSLYFEGRIGHAYVTVSRQLAKIVGVTTTDTAFMQSARARVLERAS encoded by the coding sequence TTGAAAGCACATTCACGCAGCGCCCCCGCAGTCGAGCCCACCACGCTCGACCGCGAGACTTTCGGCAAGCGTTTGCGCTCGGCTCGCAAAGCGTTCGGCTGGACCCTGTCGCAACTTTCGGCGTTGTCGGGCGTGTCGATCACGACCATCTCGCGTGCCGAGCGTGGGCAGCTAGCGCTCGGCTACGAAAACTTCGCGGCACTCGGGCGCGCACTGCGGATGGACATGAACGCCATGTTCGCCAGCGACGGTGTCGAGCCGGCCTTGCTCGAGGGGCCGGTGGTCACGCGGGCCGGCAAGGGCGTGGTGTACCGCGGCCTGTCCTTCGCGTATGAGTTTCTCGGCACCACAGCGGTCGGCAAGCAGATGAGCCCGGTGGTCGGGACAGTCCATTCGCGCACCCTGAACGGCCCGGAAGATTTCGCACGACATGCCGGCGAAGAGTTCGCCTATGTGCTCTCGGGTGCGATCGACGTGCACTTCGAGGGTGGTGAGGTAGTGCACCTGGCCCGTGGCGATTCGCTGTATTTCGAAGGTCGCATCGGCCACGCGTATGTCACTGTCAGCCGGCAGCTTGCCAAGATCGTCGGCGTGACCACGACCGATACGGCGTTCATGCAATCGGCACGGGCACGGGTATTGGAACGTGCGAGCTGA
- a CDS encoding NAD(P)/FAD-dependent oxidoreductase → MSVTASSPSAVQADFLVIGAGIAGASVAHWLAPHGRVVVLEREDQPGYHSTGRSAALFMESYGTPQVRTLTMASRAFFDNPPPGFTDHPLLTPRGAMMIAAPGQEAHLDEHWEVLRGMSKGAQRLDTAAALALVPVLRAEQVIGAVYEPDAADMDVHAIHQGYLRGMRQAGGKLVCNAPVDAMERTGQGWRVQAGGVTYEAPVVLNAAGAWVDTIAKLAGVQPIGIEPRRRSAFIFAPPEGVDASRWPMAFGATEDWYIKPDAGMLLGSPANADPVEPQDIQPEEFDIALAIHRIEENTTLAIRRPTRTWAGLRSFVADGDLVGGFDDAVPGFFWVAAQGGYGIQTSPAMGETCAALARGLPVPAHAASFGLTAEMLGPQRLRKAAALSPTS, encoded by the coding sequence ATGAGCGTCACGGCTTCATCACCTTCCGCAGTCCAGGCGGACTTTCTCGTCATCGGTGCGGGCATTGCCGGTGCCTCGGTCGCACACTGGCTCGCACCGCACGGCCGGGTCGTCGTGCTCGAGCGCGAAGACCAGCCCGGCTATCACTCGACCGGCCGCTCTGCCGCGCTCTTCATGGAAAGCTACGGCACGCCACAGGTGCGCACGCTCACGATGGCGAGCCGCGCTTTCTTCGACAACCCGCCACCCGGCTTCACCGACCATCCGCTGCTGACGCCACGCGGCGCCATGATGATCGCGGCGCCGGGCCAAGAGGCGCATCTCGATGAGCACTGGGAGGTGCTGCGCGGCATGAGCAAGGGCGCGCAACGACTCGATACCGCCGCCGCCCTCGCGCTGGTGCCGGTGCTGCGCGCGGAGCAGGTCATCGGCGCCGTCTACGAACCCGACGCGGCCGACATGGACGTGCATGCCATTCACCAGGGTTATCTGCGCGGCATGCGACAAGCCGGCGGCAAGTTGGTTTGCAACGCGCCCGTCGATGCGATGGAGCGTACCGGGCAGGGCTGGCGCGTGCAGGCTGGCGGTGTCACGTATGAAGCGCCCGTCGTGCTCAATGCGGCCGGCGCCTGGGTCGACACCATCGCGAAACTGGCCGGCGTGCAGCCGATCGGCATCGAGCCACGGCGGCGCTCGGCCTTCATCTTCGCGCCGCCCGAGGGCGTCGACGCATCGCGTTGGCCGATGGCTTTCGGCGCGACCGAAGACTGGTACATCAAGCCCGACGCCGGCATGCTGCTCGGTTCGCCGGCCAACGCCGACCCGGTCGAGCCGCAAGACATCCAGCCTGAAGAGTTCGACATCGCGCTGGCGATTCACCGCATCGAAGAGAACACCACGCTCGCGATCCGCAGGCCGACGCGCACCTGGGCCGGGCTGCGCTCCTTCGTGGCCGATGGCGATCTGGTGGGCGGCTTCGACGACGCAGTGCCCGGCTTCTTCTGGGTCGCGGCGCAAGGCGGCTACGGCATTCAGACCTCGCCCGCGATGGGCGAAACCTGCGCGGCACTGGCGCGCGGGCTGCCGGTGCCGGCGCACGCCGCGTCGTTCGGACTCACCGCGGAGATGCTCGGCCCACAGCGGTTGCGCAAGGCCGCAGCCCTTTCACCCACCTCATAA